Part of the Candidatus Dadabacteria bacterium genome, TTTGCCGTCGAAGCCTTCTTCCACGATATAAGCGGACCTATTCCCATAAGCAGGATAAGCACAAGTCCTATGGGCACGCCCACAGCGTTGAAATAAGGGGGACCGACGAGAATTTTTTTCCCGGTGAAAGCCTCTGAGAGTATGGGGAAAATGGTTCCCAGAAAAACGGAGAAGGCCGCCGCCAGAAAAAGAAGATTGTTAAACAGAAAGGCGCTTTCTCTTGAAAGAGGGGAATCAAACCTCTCCTCGCTTTCGAGTTCTTTTGACCTGTAGGCAAGAAGAGAAAAGGAAGAAAGGAGTAGGATGACCATGAATCCGACAAAAAGTGGACCTATGTCCGAGCGTGCAAACGAGTGAACTGAAGACACTATGCCGCTTCTGGTTATGAAAGTGCCGAATATTGAGAGAAAAAAGGTGATTATAAGCAGAACCATGTTCCATTTCTTAAGCATCGCCTTTCTCTCCTGAATCATAACGGAGTGAAGAAACGCGGTTCCCGCTAGCCATGGCATAAATGCGGCGTTCTCAACCGGATCCCATGCCCAGTATCCTCCCCAGCCGAGTTCAAGATACGCCCATCTGGCCCCGAGAAGAAGCCCCGCGGAGAGAAACATCCAGGAAAAAAGGGCGTATTTTCTGCAGTTCCTTATCCACTCATCCCCTAGGCGACCGCTGAGCAAGGCGGCAATGCCGAAAGCAAAGGGCACCGTAATTCCCACATATCCAACATAAAGAGTGACCGGATGGATGGCCATGTATCCGTTCTGAAGAATCGGATTAAGCCCCCTTCCTTCCCCGACCGCCACACCCAGTTTCTCAAATGGGGCTTCCACGTAGGCTATGAGGAAAAGAAAGAAAAGAGAAACGGTGCATAAAACGGCGTTTACATAAGGGTCGCCGCCCTTTTCTCTGCTTCTAAGAACCACGAAAGCCGCATACAGGGAGAGAACGAAGCTCCAGAGAAGTAGGGAACCCGCCTGACCGGCCCAAAGGGCCGTCACCCTGTATATCACTGGGAGGTCGGTGCTCGTGTTAAGCGCTACGTACCTGAGCGAAAAATCAAGCGTTACAAGTTCATAAACAAGACAGCACACCGCTACCAGAAGAAGAAAAGCTACCGAGACAAGACCGTTTCCGCCGCTTTGAGCGAATGCGCGGCTTCCCGTTTTCGCGGCAACAGCGCAGGCAACAAGACTGTAGATGGTGATAAAGAAGGAAAGAAGTATGGCTATACTTCCGAGATCAGACATTGTTAAGGGAATTATGTATTTTAGTTGACATACACTGTTCTTGGCCGAGCGAGGGCAATCCCTCGCTTCTCTTTAATCCTTCCGGCCATGCGGGTAACATTCCCGCCCGCAATCGTGAGTCCACGATGAAGGATATTTATTGCCGCATTCAAGTCCCTGTCCATCACAAGTCCGCATGAACATCTATGCGTCCGGACGGACAGATTCTTCTTCACCGTTGCTCCGCAGTTTGAGCATTCCTGCGAGGTTCCCTTGGGGTCCACTTCCACCATCTTACCGCCAGCACTCTCGGCCTTCTCGTTAAGCAGCGTTATGGTCTTCCCCCAGGTCTGCTCTGAAATACTCCGGGCTAAATTCCCGTTGCGAAGCATGTTCCTTGTCTTCAGTTTCTCTACAGCTATGAAGTCATACATCCTTGCTATCTCCGAGGTAAGGCGGTGGAGATAGTCTCTTTCCCTGTCCGATACTCTCTGCCATTCCTTTGCGAGCAGGGATATGGCTTTTCTCCGGTTGTTAGAACCTCTTTTCTTTCGTGATACGGAGCGTTGGAGACGTATCAATTTCTTGCGGTCTATATCCCGCTTCTCTATCGTCTCCCCATCGCTCAGCGTCAAACGCTTGGATATCCCCATATCTATGCCTACGGGGTTAGTGACCGGTTTGGCCTCGGGGGTCGGCAACTCATAGGACAGGGCAACTTCCGTACGCAGGGGCTTTCTTGTAATGCGTATCGCTTTGAGCAGACTGTTAGGCGGAAGTTCCCTGTTCGGCTTCACCACGATGCGGGGAAGCCCCTTGATCTTAAGGATAAGTTTGTCTCCCTCTCGCTTGAGCATTCGCCAGGCAGCATCGTTTATCTCTATGGTGCGCCAGCGTCTCCCGCTCTTCCAACGGGGGAAACCGCCGTGCCTGAAGAACCGCTTGTATGCCTTGTCAAGCCTCGACAGCACGCCACGGAACACGATGCTTGACACCGCCTCAAACTCCGGCAACTCCTCCCTTACCCGCACAAGCCCCTTGTACTGGTCATAAAGACTGCGACTCTTCCCCGTGCGCTTGTAGCAGTCAATGCGGGACTCCAGACCTGCGTTATAGAGTTCTGCGGATAATCTGAATATCTCCGCAAGCCTCTCATGTCCCGTCTTGGAAATCTTCACCCTGCACTTGTAAGTCCTTATCATCACTACATTATACCTGATTCTGTCAGTTGTTTGAACTAACTGTCAACTGAAATACATAATCCCCGTTGTTAGCCTTCTTTTCTCTGGTAGGGGCCTTCTTCGGATTCATACTTGGTGGGGCACTTTGCAAGCAACAGATCCGCCTCAAAGACGTTATCGGCGGAGAACTTGCCCTCAACGACCGCCTCAACCCCATCTGTGAATATATCGGGAATTATGCCGTCGTACTCGACGTCGATTTCACCCTTGCCGTCCGCTATGGTAAACCGAAGCGAATCATCTAGCTCGTTCTTTATTGAACCGTGAACCACGGTTCCAGAAACCCTTACCTTCTGTCCGTAAATGTCCGGGACGTCCTCTAACAGTTCATCAACCGTTATGTAGTAGACCATGGAATCCTTGACTCCCGCGAAGACAAGCCAGGAAATCAAAGAAACTATCACCAAAAGAGGCAAAATGAATTTGAGCTTACCCTTCAACCTTCACCTCCAAGGCCGTCACCGCCCGAGAGCAACTTTTTCCTTACCGAAGCCGACTTCGCGCGCAGGTAGAGCACATAGGCGATAAGAGAGCCCCAGACCACTACGCTTGACCAGAGGAAATATTCCATCGCAGACTACCCCCCTCGCCCGCCCCGGACGTAAAGCTGATTTTCCATGTTCATTATCCTTATTCTCTCACCGAGGAGTAAAACGAAAAGAAGCGTAAATCCTAACAGGGTGACCAAGAGAGTG contains:
- a CDS encoding cytochrome c maturation protein CcmE produces the protein MKGKLKFILPLLVIVSLISWLVFAGVKDSMVYYITVDELLEDVPDIYGQKVRVSGTVVHGSIKNELDDSLRFTIADGKGEIDVEYDGIIPDIFTDGVEAVVEGKFSADNVFEADLLLAKCPTKYESEEGPYQRKEG
- a CDS encoding heme lyase CcmF/NrfE family subunit — its product is MSDLGSIAILLSFFITIYSLVACAVAAKTGSRAFAQSGGNGLVSVAFLLLVAVCCLVYELVTLDFSLRYVALNTSTDLPVIYRVTALWAGQAGSLLLWSFVLSLYAAFVVLRSREKGGDPYVNAVLCTVSLFFLFLIAYVEAPFEKLGVAVGEGRGLNPILQNGYMAIHPVTLYVGYVGITVPFAFGIAALLSGRLGDEWIRNCRKYALFSWMFLSAGLLLGARWAYLELGWGGYWAWDPVENAAFMPWLAGTAFLHSVMIQERKAMLKKWNMVLLIITFFLSIFGTFITRSGIVSSVHSFARSDIGPLFVGFMVILLLSSFSLLAYRSKELESEERFDSPLSRESAFLFNNLLFLAAAFSVFLGTIFPILSEAFTGKKILVGPPYFNAVGVPIGLVLILLMGIGPLISWKKASTANLKRNFVFPAVVFLVVLLALLVSGMREPVALLSFALCGFVASTVFLEYFRGIRVRSGRGENPVSALFNLVSRNRRRYGGYIVHLGVVLLVIGITASSLFVTQKEVVLDKGDSFSLGRYDLVFHGVRFISNDAKDGFSAELSIENQGKSVATMYPEKNIYKYEGNREINQETEVALRSTFRDDLYLILSEVDGSGKVNVRALLNPMVNWIWAGGIVIVLGAIVTMWPEGRRKKELSA
- a CDS encoding transposase; translated protein: MIRTYKCRVKISKTGHERLAEIFRLSAELYNAGLESRIDCYKRTGKSRSLYDQYKGLVRVREELPEFEAVSSIVFRGVLSRLDKAYKRFFRHGGFPRWKSGRRWRTIEINDAAWRMLKREGDKLILKIKGLPRIVVKPNRELPPNSLLKAIRITRKPLRTEVALSYELPTPEAKPVTNPVGIDMGISKRLTLSDGETIEKRDIDRKKLIRLQRSVSRKKRGSNNRRKAISLLAKEWQRVSDRERDYLHRLTSEIARMYDFIAVEKLKTRNMLRNGNLARSISEQTWGKTITLLNEKAESAGGKMVEVDPKGTSQECSNCGATVKKNLSVRTHRCSCGLVMDRDLNAAINILHRGLTIAGGNVTRMAGRIKEKRGIALARPRTVYVN